A DNA window from Rhizobium jaguaris contains the following coding sequences:
- a CDS encoding electron transfer flavoprotein subunit alpha/FixB family protein encodes MTILLLADHDNSSLSDQTAKALTAASKIGSDIHVLVAGKDAKAAADAAAKLSGVSKVLLAESDELANNLAEPLADLIVSLAAGYDTIITAATSVGKNVMPRVAALLDVAQVSEIIEVISADTFKRPIYAGNAIQTVQATDAKKVITVRTASFASAPDGGSAAVEAIPAVANPGLSTFVKDALSTSDRPELTSAKIIISGGRALGSAEKFREVILPVADKLGAAVGASRAAVDAGYAPNDWQVGQTGKVVAPQLYIACGISGAIQHLAGMKDSKVIVAINKDEEAPIFQIADYGLVADLFEALPELEKAL; translated from the coding sequence ATGACCATTCTTCTTCTGGCTGACCACGACAATTCAAGCCTTTCCGACCAGACCGCCAAGGCGCTGACGGCAGCTTCCAAGATCGGCAGCGATATCCATGTGCTCGTCGCCGGCAAGGACGCCAAGGCCGCCGCCGATGCCGCCGCGAAACTTTCCGGCGTTTCCAAGGTGCTGCTGGCCGAAAGCGACGAGCTTGCCAACAATCTCGCCGAGCCGCTCGCCGATCTCATCGTGTCGCTGGCGGCAGGCTACGACACCATCATCACGGCGGCCACCTCGGTCGGCAAAAACGTCATGCCGCGCGTGGCAGCCCTGCTCGATGTCGCCCAGGTTTCGGAAATCATCGAGGTGATCTCTGCCGATACCTTCAAGCGTCCGATCTATGCCGGCAACGCCATCCAGACGGTGCAGGCGACCGACGCCAAGAAGGTCATCACCGTGCGCACGGCCTCTTTCGCCTCGGCCCCAGACGGCGGCTCGGCCGCTGTCGAGGCGATCCCGGCGGTGGCCAATCCCGGCCTTTCGACCTTCGTCAAGGACGCGCTGTCGACGTCCGATCGTCCGGAACTGACCTCGGCGAAGATCATCATCTCCGGCGGCCGCGCCCTCGGTTCGGCGGAAAAGTTCCGCGAGGTTATCCTGCCGGTGGCCGACAAGCTCGGTGCCGCCGTCGGTGCATCGCGCGCCGCCGTCGATGCCGGCTACGCGCCGAACGACTGGCAGGTGGGCCAAACCGGCAAGGTCGTCGCACCGCAGCTCTATATCGCCTGCGGCATTTCCGGCGCCATCCAGCATCTGGCCGGCATGAAGGATTCGAAGGTCATCGTCGCCATCAACAAGGATGAAGAGGCCCCGATCTTCCAGATCGCCGACTACGGCCTGGTCGCCGATCTCTTCGAGGCCCTGCCGGAACTCGAAAAGGCGCTGTGA
- the argH gene encoding argininosuccinate lyase, with the protein MADGTDTKSSNQMWGGRFASGPAAIMEEINASIGFDKKLFAQDIRGSIAHAAMLAHQGIISTEDKDKIVHGLNTILSEIEAGNFEFSRRLEDIHMNVEARLATLIGPAAGRLHTARSRNDQVALDFRLWVKEELQKCEQALTELISAFLDRAEEHAETVMPGFTHLQTAQPVTFGHHCMAYVEMFGRDRSRVRHAIEHMDESPIGAAALAGTGFPIDRHMTAKALGFREPTRNSIDTVSDRDFAIEFLSIAAIAGMHLSRLAEEIVIWSTPQFGFVRLSDAFSTGSSIMPQKKNPDAAELVRAKTGRINGSLVALLTIMKGLPLAYSKDMQEDKEQVFDAAESLELAIAAMTGMVRDMTINTARMKAAAGSGYSTATDLADWLVREAGLPFRDAHHVTGRAVALAESKSCDLAELSLEELQAINPAITAKIFDVLTVEASVASRKSYGGTAPSEVRKQIAFWRARN; encoded by the coding sequence ATGGCTGACGGCACGGACACCAAATCCTCCAACCAGATGTGGGGCGGACGCTTCGCCTCCGGCCCCGCGGCAATCATGGAGGAGATAAATGCATCGATCGGTTTCGACAAGAAGCTGTTTGCGCAGGATATCCGTGGCTCGATCGCCCATGCCGCCATGCTTGCTCATCAAGGCATTATTTCGACAGAGGATAAAGACAAGATCGTTCACGGGCTGAACACGATCCTGTCAGAAATCGAAGCCGGCAATTTCGAATTTTCCCGCCGCCTCGAAGACATCCACATGAATGTCGAAGCGCGGCTCGCGACCCTGATCGGTCCCGCTGCCGGACGGCTGCACACGGCCCGTTCGCGCAACGACCAGGTGGCGCTCGATTTCCGCCTTTGGGTCAAGGAAGAGCTGCAGAAATGCGAACAGGCGCTGACCGAGCTGATATCAGCTTTCCTCGACCGCGCCGAAGAGCACGCTGAAACCGTGATGCCCGGCTTCACCCATCTGCAGACCGCACAGCCGGTCACTTTCGGCCATCACTGCATGGCCTATGTGGAAATGTTCGGCCGCGACCGCTCGCGCGTGCGCCATGCCATCGAACATATGGATGAGTCACCCATCGGCGCCGCGGCACTCGCAGGCACTGGCTTCCCGATCGACCGCCACATGACGGCCAAGGCGCTCGGCTTCCGCGAGCCGACCCGCAACTCGATCGACACCGTCTCCGACCGCGATTTCGCCATCGAATTTCTGTCGATCGCCGCCATCGCCGGCATGCACCTGTCGCGGCTCGCGGAAGAGATCGTCATCTGGTCGACGCCGCAGTTCGGCTTCGTGCGCCTGTCCGACGCCTTCTCGACCGGCTCCTCCATCATGCCGCAGAAGAAGAACCCGGATGCGGCCGAACTGGTGCGCGCCAAGACCGGCCGCATCAACGGTTCACTGGTCGCGCTTTTGACCATCATGAAAGGCCTGCCGCTCGCCTATTCCAAGGACATGCAGGAAGACAAGGAACAGGTGTTCGACGCGGCCGAAAGCCTGGAGCTGGCAATTGCGGCCATGACCGGCATGGTGCGCGACATGACGATCAATACCGCCCGCATGAAGGCCGCCGCCGGCTCCGGTTATTCGACAGCGACCGACCTCGCCGATTGGCTGGTGCGCGAAGCGGGCCTGCCTTTCCGCGATGCTCACCACGTCACCGGCCGCGCCGTTGCGCTCGCCGAGAGCAAATCCTGCGATCTCGCCGAACTCTCGCTCGAAGAACTGCAGGCGATCAACCCGGCAATCACGGCCAAGATCTTCGACGTTCTGACCGTCGAAGCTTCCGTCGCCAGCCGCAAAAGTTACGGCGGTACGGCGCCGTCGGAAGTGCGCAAGCAGATCGCCTTCTGGCGCGCCCGCAACTGA
- a CDS encoding cob(I)yrinic acid a,c-diamide adenosyltransferase → MVKLNKIYTKTGDDGTTGLVSGPRRLKNDLRVEAYGTIDETNSAIGVARLHTTGVSELDAMLMRIQNDLFDLGADLSTPQTDEPLSYEPLRIVDSQVERIEQDIDRLNADLEPLRSFILPAGSHASAHLHFARTIARRAERLMVALARSEGEQVSPTAMKYINRLSDFLFVAARHANDHGRADVLWVPGKNR, encoded by the coding sequence ATGGTCAAGCTCAACAAGATCTACACCAAGACCGGTGACGACGGTACGACGGGCCTCGTTTCCGGCCCGCGTCGGCTGAAGAACGATCTGCGCGTGGAAGCCTACGGCACGATCGACGAAACCAACTCCGCCATCGGCGTCGCGAGGCTGCACACCACCGGCGTGTCTGAACTCGATGCCATGCTGATGCGCATCCAGAACGACCTTTTCGATCTCGGCGCTGATCTCTCGACGCCGCAAACGGACGAGCCACTCTCTTACGAGCCGCTACGCATTGTCGACAGCCAGGTCGAGCGCATCGAACAGGATATCGACAGGCTCAATGCCGATCTCGAGCCGTTGAGATCCTTCATTCTGCCCGCCGGCAGTCACGCCTCAGCGCATCTCCATTTCGCCCGCACGATCGCGCGGCGCGCAGAGCGGCTGATGGTGGCCCTGGCTCGCAGCGAGGGCGAGCAGGTGAGCCCGACAGCAATGAAATACATCAACCGCCTCTCGGATTTCCTGTTTGTCGCCGCGCGCCATGCGAATGATCACGGGCGCGCCGATGTGCTGTGGGTTCCAGGGAAGAATCGATAG
- the lptM gene encoding LPS translocon maturation chaperone LptM produces the protein MQINMPHIIRLTVVLSVIGLAVVGCGRKGELDPPSAAATKGGDVNKPAKQPGTEDKKFFLDPLL, from the coding sequence ATGCAGATCAACATGCCGCACATCATCCGCCTGACCGTCGTGCTTTCGGTCATCGGCCTTGCCGTCGTCGGATGTGGCCGCAAAGGCGAACTCGATCCGCCGAGCGCGGCAGCGACCAAGGGCGGCGACGTCAACAAGCCGGCAAAACAGCCGGGCACCGAAGACAAGAAGTTCTTCCTCGACCCACTTCTGTAA
- a CDS encoding 3-hydroxybutyryl-CoA dehydrogenase has product MSSLKTIGIIGAGQMGCGIAHVSAMAGYKVHIYDLSQDRIESGLATINGNLARQVASGKTSDEDRKAALSRITGSADLNDLAQVDLAIEAATEDETVKRKIYAQVCPVLKPEAILATNTSSLSITRLASATDRPERFMGIHFMNPVPVMKLVELVRGIATEESTFSSAKEFVTSLEKTITVAEDFPAFIVNRILLPMINEAIYTLYEGVGTVDAIDTAMRLGANHPMGPLQLADFIGLDTCLSIMQVLHDGLADSKYRPCPLLVKYVEAGWLGRKSGRGFYDYRGETPIPTR; this is encoded by the coding sequence ATGAGTTCGCTGAAGACGATCGGTATTATCGGCGCAGGCCAAATGGGCTGCGGTATTGCCCACGTGTCCGCCATGGCCGGTTACAAGGTTCACATCTACGATCTGTCGCAGGATCGTATCGAGAGCGGCCTTGCCACCATCAACGGCAACCTTGCCCGCCAGGTCGCTTCCGGCAAGACCAGCGACGAAGACCGCAAGGCGGCGCTGTCGCGCATCACCGGTTCCGCCGATCTCAACGATCTCGCCCAAGTCGACCTCGCCATCGAGGCCGCGACCGAAGACGAAACCGTCAAGCGGAAGATCTACGCTCAGGTCTGTCCGGTCCTGAAGCCCGAGGCGATCCTCGCCACCAACACCTCATCGCTGTCGATCACGCGGCTTGCATCCGCGACCGACCGGCCGGAGCGCTTCATGGGCATTCACTTCATGAACCCGGTGCCGGTGATGAAGCTGGTGGAGCTGGTGCGCGGCATCGCCACCGAGGAATCGACCTTCTCCTCCGCGAAGGAATTCGTCACCTCGCTGGAAAAGACGATCACGGTGGCCGAAGACTTCCCGGCCTTCATCGTCAACCGCATCCTGCTGCCAATGATCAACGAGGCGATCTACACGCTCTATGAAGGCGTCGGCACCGTCGATGCCATCGACACCGCCATGCGGCTCGGCGCCAACCACCCGATGGGTCCGCTGCAGCTCGCCGATTTCATCGGCCTGGACACCTGCCTGTCGATCATGCAGGTGCTGCATGATGGCCTGGCGGATTCGAAATACCGCCCCTGCCCGCTGCTGGTGAAGTACGTGGAAGCAGGCTGGCTCGGCCGCAAGTCCGGCCGCGGCTTCTATGACTATCGCGGTGAAACTCCGATTCCGACGCGATAA
- the lysA gene encoding diaminopimelate decarboxylase, whose translation MNHFQYRDGILYAEDVPVPEIAKAVGTPFYVYSTATLERHYRVFSEAFGDVDAMVCYAMKANSNQAVLKTLGRLGAGVDVVSVGELHRALAAGIPANRIMFSGVGKTAQEMDVALEAGIYCFNVESEPELEVLNQRAIRAGKIAPVSFRINPDVDARTHAKISTGKKENKFGISWERARAVYGRAASLPGIKVTGIDMHIGSQITELQPFEDAFKLLRDLVETLRGDGHDIHHVDIGGGLGIPYRDDNNPPPVPEAYAHIVKNQLRDLNCKIVTEPGRLIVGNAGILVTEVIYVKDGGHKTFVIVDAAMNDLIRPTLYEAYHEIRAVEITAANAPRIKADVVGPVCETGDYLALDREMAMPKPGDLLAISSGGAYGAVQAGTYNSRLLVPEVLVKGGDFHVIRPRKTYEELIGLDSIPAWLSA comes from the coding sequence GTGAATCACTTTCAATACCGCGACGGCATTCTCTATGCCGAGGACGTTCCCGTTCCCGAGATCGCCAAGGCTGTCGGCACGCCTTTCTATGTCTATTCGACGGCAACGCTCGAACGTCATTATCGTGTCTTCTCCGAAGCCTTCGGTGATGTCGATGCCATGGTCTGCTACGCGATGAAGGCCAATTCCAACCAGGCGGTGCTGAAGACGCTCGGCCGACTCGGCGCCGGCGTCGACGTCGTTTCCGTCGGCGAACTGCATCGCGCCCTGGCCGCTGGCATCCCCGCAAACCGCATCATGTTCTCCGGCGTCGGCAAGACCGCTCAGGAGATGGATGTCGCCCTCGAAGCCGGCATCTACTGCTTCAACGTCGAATCCGAACCAGAACTGGAAGTGCTGAACCAGCGCGCCATTCGCGCCGGCAAAATCGCTCCCGTCTCGTTCCGTATCAATCCGGACGTCGATGCCCGTACGCACGCAAAGATTTCGACCGGCAAGAAGGAAAACAAGTTCGGTATTTCCTGGGAGCGTGCCCGCGCCGTCTATGGCCGCGCCGCCAGCCTGCCGGGCATCAAGGTCACCGGCATCGACATGCACATCGGCAGCCAGATCACCGAGCTGCAGCCCTTCGAGGATGCCTTCAAGCTGTTGCGCGATCTCGTCGAGACGCTGCGCGGCGATGGTCACGATATTCATCACGTCGATATCGGCGGCGGCCTTGGCATTCCCTACCGCGACGACAACAACCCGCCGCCGGTCCCGGAAGCCTATGCCCATATCGTCAAAAACCAGCTGCGCGATCTCAATTGCAAGATCGTCACCGAGCCCGGCCGCCTGATCGTCGGCAATGCCGGCATCCTCGTGACGGAAGTCATCTATGTGAAGGACGGAGGCCATAAGACCTTCGTCATCGTCGACGCCGCCATGAACGACTTGATCCGCCCGACGCTATACGAGGCGTATCACGAAATTCGTGCCGTCGAGATCACCGCTGCCAATGCCCCACGCATCAAGGCCGATGTCGTCGGCCCGGTCTGCGAAACCGGTGACTATTTGGCCCTCGACCGCGAAATGGCGATGCCGAAGCCCGGCGATCTCCTGGCCATCAGCTCCGGCGGCGCTTACGGTGCGGTACAGGCCGGCACCTATAACAGCCGACTTCTGGTGCCTGAGGTGCTGGTTAAAGGCGGCGACTTCCACGTCATTCGGCCGCGCAAGACCTATGAAGAGCTGATCGGCCTCGATTCGATCCCGGCCTGGCTCAGCGCATAA
- the tlpA gene encoding thiol:disulfide interchange protein TlpA has translation MTAKKPFGLPSVKLVLLAAVAGIVAGAAAVYVKEAGYGNGVGEMASSGQCETAKERAAALTPFTKGQVAAMAAPQAPISLQNVSFKGPDGQPLSLSNFSGKTLLLNVWATWCVPCREEMPALNALQKSMGNDKFEVVAVNIDTGDDEKPKAFRADYGIDKLGYYRDSTMGVFNALKKQGLAFGLPVTLLIDDKGCLVSAMNGPAAWDSDDAKNLIKAAAAL, from the coding sequence ATGACAGCAAAGAAGCCGTTCGGTCTGCCGTCCGTGAAACTCGTTCTGCTTGCCGCCGTCGCCGGGATCGTCGCCGGTGCGGCAGCGGTATACGTGAAGGAGGCGGGGTATGGCAATGGCGTCGGTGAAATGGCCTCGTCCGGACAGTGTGAGACGGCAAAGGAGCGCGCTGCGGCTCTGACACCGTTCACCAAGGGGCAGGTCGCCGCAATGGCTGCGCCGCAAGCGCCGATCTCGCTGCAGAATGTTTCCTTCAAAGGACCGGACGGCCAGCCGCTGTCGCTCAGCAATTTCTCCGGCAAGACGCTGCTGCTGAACGTCTGGGCGACATGGTGCGTGCCCTGTCGCGAGGAAATGCCGGCGCTGAATGCGCTGCAGAAAAGTATGGGCAATGACAAATTCGAGGTCGTTGCCGTCAATATCGACACCGGCGACGACGAAAAGCCGAAGGCGTTTCGCGCCGATTACGGCATCGACAAGCTCGGTTATTATCGCGACAGCACCATGGGGGTCTTCAACGCACTGAAGAAACAGGGCCTCGCCTTCGGTCTGCCGGTGACGTTGTTGATCGATGACAAGGGCTGCCTCGTCTCGGCGATGAACGGTCCAGCCGCGTGGGACAGCGACGATGCAAAGAACCTGATCAAGGCTGCAGCAGCGCTGTGA
- a CDS encoding electron transfer flavoprotein subunit beta/FixA family protein — MKILVPVKRVVDYNVKIRVKPDGSGVELANVKMSMNPFDEISVEEALRLKEAGKAEEVVVVSIGPAKAEETLRTALAMGADRAILVETDDAVEPLAVAKILKGVADAEQPGLIIVGKQAIDDDSNQTGQMLAALLGSAQATFASKIEIGDGKATVTREVDGGLQTIEIKLPAVVTTDLRLNEPRYASLPNIMKAKKKPLDKKAPADFGVSTTPRLKVLKTEEPGGRKAGVKVKSVAELVEKLKVEAGVL, encoded by the coding sequence ATGAAGATTCTCGTCCCCGTGAAGCGGGTTGTTGATTACAACGTCAAGATACGCGTGAAGCCGGATGGCTCGGGCGTCGAGCTTGCGAATGTGAAGATGTCGATGAACCCGTTCGACGAGATTTCGGTTGAGGAAGCGCTGCGGCTGAAGGAAGCCGGCAAGGCCGAGGAAGTGGTTGTCGTCTCGATCGGCCCGGCCAAGGCGGAAGAAACGCTGCGCACCGCGCTTGCCATGGGCGCCGACCGCGCGATCCTGGTCGAGACCGACGATGCCGTCGAACCGCTGGCCGTGGCCAAGATCCTCAAGGGCGTTGCGGATGCCGAACAGCCGGGCCTGATCATCGTCGGCAAACAGGCGATCGACGACGATTCGAACCAGACCGGCCAAATGCTGGCAGCCCTGCTCGGCTCGGCGCAGGCAACCTTTGCCTCGAAGATCGAGATCGGTGATGGCAAAGCGACCGTGACCCGCGAAGTCGACGGCGGCCTGCAGACGATCGAGATCAAGCTTCCGGCCGTGGTCACCACCGATCTGCGCCTCAACGAGCCGCGCTACGCCTCGCTGCCGAACATCATGAAGGCGAAGAAGAAGCCGCTCGACAAGAAGGCGCCTGCCGACTTCGGCGTCTCGACGACACCGCGCTTGAAAGTATTGAAGACGGAAGAGCCGGGCGGCCGCAAGGCGGGCGTCAAGGTCAAGTCGGTCGCCGAGCTTGTCGAAAAGCTTAAAGTCGAAGCCGGCGTGCTCTGA
- a CDS encoding tetratricopeptide repeat protein → MSQSPAYPSPDASALPSILVQAATLMGAGRYEDAINVFLSAGELVSREPLACNTLGFLLLNVGRPQDAILWFETALSLKPDYVHAMSGLGMACQNAGDFTRALLCYESVVAAQPDDAASWYHQGAVLQELRRSVEALSSLERAIALKSDYSQALSKRSQVIESLRNVPDAIQEALRNCHQSPEDATSWSRLGDLLQKSGDFDRAIAAYDRGLSRFPEDFHCLCNKAQALEATGRWREGLATAQRALRVEPTDREALILCGKFELKLGNPAAAHVCFLTVAEMGVVRNYPAARKPAKFRVLLLFSPEAGNTPYEDLIRDSYFDTEVIFILRGYRNDPQVRSDRVDVVVNLVSETDFGLDVIASAIDVADSLERPVVNHPRLMLATDRESISRRLSHVASAVMPVTIRIEAKDLRRRVRDGDTGTFPLIVRHTGKHGGDMMELVADADALLSFAEEAGEQALYLTDFVDYSSPDGLFRKYRFLFIGDETLPYHLAIGDGWKVHHVTTRMSDVEWMRKEEEAFLNDPGSVFGPQGMAALDAIRRQIGLDYFGIDCSLDSEGRVVIFEVNASMLIHLHNERFEYKTPHVKRIKQSFEQLLERRATEYRASVSAAGDAADRR, encoded by the coding sequence ATGAGCCAGTCTCCAGCCTATCCTTCGCCCGACGCATCAGCGCTTCCCTCCATCCTGGTCCAGGCTGCGACCTTGATGGGGGCCGGTCGTTACGAGGACGCTATCAATGTGTTTCTATCGGCTGGCGAGCTTGTCAGCCGCGAACCGCTTGCATGCAACACACTGGGTTTTTTGCTGCTGAATGTCGGCAGGCCGCAGGATGCCATCTTGTGGTTCGAAACAGCGCTCAGCCTCAAACCCGATTACGTGCATGCGATGTCCGGCCTTGGCATGGCATGTCAAAATGCCGGCGATTTTACACGGGCGCTGCTGTGCTACGAGAGCGTGGTTGCCGCGCAGCCGGACGACGCGGCGTCCTGGTACCACCAGGGGGCTGTGCTTCAGGAGCTGAGGCGATCGGTCGAAGCGCTTTCGAGTCTCGAGCGGGCAATCGCTCTCAAGAGCGACTATAGCCAGGCTCTTTCCAAGCGCAGCCAAGTCATCGAGTCGCTGCGGAATGTGCCAGATGCCATACAGGAAGCTTTGCGCAACTGCCATCAGTCGCCCGAGGACGCGACATCGTGGTCGCGGCTTGGAGATCTTCTCCAGAAATCCGGCGATTTCGACAGGGCAATAGCAGCCTATGACAGAGGATTGTCTCGCTTTCCGGAGGATTTCCACTGCCTCTGCAACAAGGCGCAAGCGCTGGAGGCGACCGGGCGTTGGCGCGAGGGCCTAGCCACTGCTCAACGGGCGCTGCGTGTCGAGCCGACTGATCGCGAAGCACTGATACTTTGCGGAAAGTTTGAGCTCAAGCTTGGAAATCCGGCGGCTGCGCATGTTTGTTTTCTGACAGTCGCCGAGATGGGCGTGGTCCGCAACTATCCTGCGGCAAGGAAGCCCGCAAAGTTTCGAGTGCTCCTGCTCTTCTCACCCGAAGCTGGCAACACGCCTTATGAGGATCTGATCAGAGACAGTTACTTCGACACGGAGGTGATCTTTATCTTGCGTGGTTATCGCAATGACCCGCAAGTTCGCAGCGATCGAGTTGATGTCGTCGTCAATCTCGTTTCGGAAACCGACTTTGGGCTCGATGTGATAGCTTCGGCTATCGATGTCGCAGATTCCCTGGAAAGGCCGGTCGTCAATCACCCGCGGCTGATGCTGGCGACGGATCGCGAATCCATCTCGCGCCGCCTGAGCCATGTTGCGAGCGCGGTCATGCCGGTGACTATTCGGATCGAGGCGAAAGATCTGCGGCGCCGGGTGCGGGACGGCGATACCGGTACCTTTCCGTTGATCGTGCGTCATACTGGTAAGCATGGCGGCGATATGATGGAACTGGTGGCGGATGCCGACGCCCTGCTAAGCTTTGCCGAGGAGGCCGGAGAGCAGGCCCTCTATCTGACGGATTTCGTCGACTACAGTTCACCCGACGGGCTTTTCCGCAAGTACCGCTTCCTCTTCATTGGAGATGAGACACTTCCTTATCATCTGGCCATCGGTGATGGCTGGAAGGTGCATCATGTCACGACGCGCATGTCCGACGTCGAGTGGATGCGCAAGGAGGAAGAGGCCTTTCTCAACGACCCCGGCAGCGTTTTCGGGCCACAAGGCATGGCTGCCCTCGATGCCATCCGCCGCCAGATCGGTCTCGATTATTTTGGTATCGACTGTTCACTCGATTCTGAGGGCAGGGTGGTGATTTTCGAGGTCAACGCCTCGATGCTGATTCACCTTCACAATGAGCGCTTTGAATACAAGACGCCGCATGTGAAGAGAATCAAACAGTCGTTTGAGCAGCTTCTGGAGCGGCGCGCGACCGAGTACCGCGCATCGGTTTCGGCAGCCGGTGACGCTGCTGATCGACGGTGA
- a CDS encoding twin transmembrane helix small protein: protein MSTVTYIAAVIVMGLVVIVLVRGLFNMMKGDNPNLSNRLMQLRVLLQAIAVILIMLTLWLTGGGRPS from the coding sequence ATGTCTACCGTTACCTATATCGCCGCCGTCATCGTCATGGGCCTGGTCGTGATCGTCCTCGTCCGCGGCCTGTTCAACATGATGAAGGGTGACAATCCAAATCTCTCGAACCGGCTGATGCAGCTTCGCGTGCTGCTGCAGGCAATCGCTGTTATCCTGATCATGCTGACGCTGTGGCTGACCGGCGGCGGCCGTCCGAGCTGA
- a CDS encoding SDR family oxidoreductase, with protein MAHKRTIIVTGCSSGIGAFCARALKADGWRVFATVRKEADRASLEADGIETLLMDYTQPETISALAATVRERTGGRIDALFNNGAYGQPGAVEDLSTDVLREQFETNFFGWHELTRQVIPLMRRQGQGRIVNVSSILGLIPYRFRGAYTASKFALEGLTITLRMELQDSGIHVSLIEPGPIDTRFTANALAKIGEHVDLEHSAHAAEYRRQLARLNGTGPVNRHKMGPEAVYDVLKSALNAKNPRPHYVVTLPAKQGVLLKRLLPANLFYRLMRRLD; from the coding sequence ATGGCACATAAACGCACAATCATCGTGACGGGTTGCTCTTCCGGCATCGGCGCATTCTGCGCCCGTGCGCTGAAGGCCGATGGTTGGCGCGTTTTCGCAACCGTGCGCAAGGAGGCGGACCGTGCCTCCCTCGAAGCCGACGGAATCGAAACGCTGCTGATGGACTACACCCAACCGGAAACGATCTCCGCCTTGGCCGCGACCGTGCGCGAACGGACCGGCGGCCGCATCGATGCCCTGTTCAACAATGGCGCCTACGGCCAGCCCGGCGCGGTCGAAGACCTCTCCACGGATGTGCTTCGCGAACAGTTCGAGACGAATTTCTTCGGCTGGCACGAGCTGACGCGGCAGGTGATCCCGCTGATGCGCAGGCAAGGCCAAGGCCGCATCGTAAACGTATCCTCTATTCTCGGCCTGATTCCCTATCGCTTTCGCGGCGCTTACACGGCTTCGAAATTCGCGCTGGAGGGCCTGACGATCACGCTCAGGATGGAGCTGCAGGACAGCGGCATCCATGTGAGCCTGATCGAACCCGGCCCGATCGACACCCGTTTCACCGCCAATGCGCTCGCCAAGATCGGGGAACATGTCGATCTCGAGCATTCGGCTCATGCGGCCGAATATCGGCGACAATTGGCGCGGCTGAATGGCACAGGCCCGGTCAACAGGCATAAAATGGGACCCGAAGCGGTCTATGACGTGTTAAAATCCGCATTGAATGCCAAAAATCCGCGCCCGCATTATGTTGTGACCCTACCCGCAAAACAGGGCGTTCTTCTGAAAAGGCTGTTGCCGGCTAACCTTTTCTATCGTCTGATGCGCCGGTTGGATTGA